The Stenotrophomonas sp. ZAC14D1_NAIMI4_1 DNA segment TCCGCTGAGCTGGCGCGCGAACAGCGCATCGGCCTGCGCACCGTCGAGCTGCGCCGCGAGGAAGATGGCAAGGGTGGGCAGGGCTTCGCCTTCGTCATCAACGGGGTGGAGATCTTCGCCAAGGGCGCCAACGTCATTCCGTTCGATGCGTTCCCCGCCCGTGTTGATCCTGCGCGGCTGCGCCAGGTGCTGACCGCCGCGCGCGACGCCAACATGAACATGCTGCGCAACTGGGGCGGTGGCTACTACGAGGACGACGCGTTCTTCGACATCGCCGACGAGTTGGGCCTGCTGGTCTGGCAGGACTTCATGTTCGGCGGCGGCATGCAGCCCGGCTACGATCCCGCGTTCCGCGCCAGCGTGGTGGCCGAGGCGCGCGACAACGTTCGCCGCCTGCGGCACCACCCCAGCATCGTGCTGTGGTGTGGCAACAACGAGGAAGAAACCGCCTGGAAGGACTGGGGCCACGGCCGTGACCTGAAGGCGGCCGACCCGGCATTCGCAGCGAAGGTGTGGCAGGGCTATGTGGACCTGTTCGGCCATGATCTGCGCCAGGTCGTGGGTGAGGAGGGCCTGGGCGTGCCGTACTGGTCCAGCTCGCCCAGCAACGACCTGGACGAGAAGGCCAACGATTCCACCCGCGGCGACAAGCACTACTGGCAGGTCTGGGGCAATCCGGCGCTGCCGGTGCAGGCGTACCTGCACGAGACCCCGCGCTTCATGTCCGAGTACGGCCTGCAGGCCTGGCCGGCGGTGGCGACGGTGGACCAGATCGCGAGCCGTGACGAGCAGGGTATCGACAGTCCGGTGATCCGTGCCCACCAGAAGTTCATGGCAGGCGAGGGCAACAGCCGGCTGCTGCACTACATCGCGCTGGGCTATGGTACGCCGAAGGACTTCGAGGATTTCGTCTACCTCAGCCAGGTGATGCAGGCCGATGGCATTGCCCTGGCGGCGCTGCACCACCGCGCATCGCGGCCGTACACGATGGGTTCGCTGTACTGGCAGCTCAACGACGTGTGGCCGGGTGCATCATGGTCCAGCGTGGACTATTACGGTCGCTGGAAGGCGCTGCACTTCGCTGCACGGCGCTTCTTCGCGCCGGTGACCGTGGCAGCGCTGCGTGATGAAGGCAGCACGCGGGTGCGCCTGGTCAACGATGGTGCGGCGGTGCAGGCGAGCTGGCGGCTGCGGGTGATGGACGTGGATGGCAAGGTACTGCGCCGCCGCGAAGTGCCGGTGAGCGTGGCCGCGGCGGGCGTTACCCCCGTGGGTGACTTCGCCGATGCCGAACTGCTGGCAGGCGCAGACCCCAAGCGCACCGTGGCGGTGTTCGAGCTGCTGCAGGAGGGCAAGGTGAGTGCACGCCAGGTGGTCGGCTTCGTGGAGGCCAAGGACCAGGTACTGCCGCGGCAGGCTTTGAAGGCGGTGCTGGCCATCGACGGCGACCACTACCGGTTGCGCCTGCAAAGCGCGGCCTACGTGCGCGCGGCGTGGATCGACTTCGGCGCGCTGGACGTGCAGGTGGAAGACAACCTGCTGGACCTGTTGCCGGGCGAGACCCGTGACATCGCCGTACGCGGCCCGGTGGACCTGGCGACGCTGCGCGAAGCGCTGAGGATCAAGACCCTCAACGATCGTTGAGCGTGGTCGGGTGGGTGCGGACCGTGGGTGGTGGGTGCGGACCGTTGGTCCGCACGCCTTACGGGTTACAGCTGGATCTGCTGGAAATTCTCGACGCGGTCGTGGCCGTTGGCGGCCTGGCCGGTGCGCGGCATCGGGTAGTCATCCAGGCGGTCGATCAGGCGCGTCTGCAGGCCAGCCTCGCGGGCGGCATCCAGTTCTTCCACCACGTCCGACAGGAACAGGATCTCACCGGCCGGCACGCCGATCGCCTGCACGATGTTGCGATAGCTGTCCGCCTCGCGCTTGCCGCCGATCTCGGTATCGAACCAGCCCGACACCAGCGGGCTCAGGTCGCCTGCATCGCTGAAGCCGAAGAACAGCTTCTGCGCCGGCACCGAGCCGGAGGAGTACACGTACAGCGGCAGGCCCGAG contains these protein-coding regions:
- the mtnC gene encoding acireductone synthase gives rise to the protein MQPRVILTDIEGTTSSISFVKNVLFPYARQALPAFVAEHGQQPEVRRWLDAVATEIGGACQDSLVAETLQGWIDQDRKHTALKALQGLIWDAGYRRGDYTAHFYPEVAPVLKGWHASGLPLYVYSSGSVPAQKLFFGFSDAGDLSPLVSGWFDTEIGGKREADSYRNIVQAIGVPAGEILFLSDVVEELDAAREAGLQTRLIDRLDDYPMPRTGQAANGHDRVENFQQIQL
- a CDS encoding glycoside hydrolase family 2 protein; its protein translation is MHRLSLVVRLLLLLVVAVAFPAAAAPLQAQWEFRLLPGDAQGAAHPGLQQWRAATVPGSVHTDLLDHDLIRDPYVGAAEAELQWIGLASWEYRARFDVDAATLAKPNAELRFDGLDTYAEVTLNGKPLLRADNAHRTWHARVEGRLQATGNELLIVFRSPIRTLVPGVQAMPHRIAGNYPSPYGDEPKDAMVGNFARKPAYHFGWDWGPRYVTAGVWRGVDLQAWDMHRLTDLAVRTEALDSRQAKLAVLLQVEQGNAAGSAVVDVDVRDPEGRSVAQVQRTVLLKPGTNTVEIPVELADPRRWWPVGHGAQDRYSVQARLEGGRSAELAREQRIGLRTVELRREEDGKGGQGFAFVINGVEIFAKGANVIPFDAFPARVDPARLRQVLTAARDANMNMLRNWGGGYYEDDAFFDIADELGLLVWQDFMFGGGMQPGYDPAFRASVVAEARDNVRRLRHHPSIVLWCGNNEEETAWKDWGHGRDLKAADPAFAAKVWQGYVDLFGHDLRQVVGEEGLGVPYWSSSPSNDLDEKANDSTRGDKHYWQVWGNPALPVQAYLHETPRFMSEYGLQAWPAVATVDQIASRDEQGIDSPVIRAHQKFMAGEGNSRLLHYIALGYGTPKDFEDFVYLSQVMQADGIALAALHHRASRPYTMGSLYWQLNDVWPGASWSSVDYYGRWKALHFAARRFFAPVTVAALRDEGSTRVRLVNDGAAVQASWRLRVMDVDGKVLRRREVPVSVAAAGVTPVGDFADAELLAGADPKRTVAVFELLQEGKVSARQVVGFVEAKDQVLPRQALKAVLAIDGDHYRLRLQSAAYVRAAWIDFGALDVQVEDNLLDLLPGETRDIAVRGPVDLATLREALRIKTLNDR